Genomic DNA from Mauremys mutica isolate MM-2020 ecotype Southern chromosome 13, ASM2049712v1, whole genome shotgun sequence:
AGCTATTTTTTGAGTTTTTATGTAGGTGTCTAGAAATCTGAGGTTTTTCAGGGGCTTTCTCTCTGTATACGCTGCCGCAGTGAGCACGTGTGTGTGTTACTCATTGCAGGAGCACACACTGTAAAGCGTAAGCTCCTTGTCAGATTCCCAGGCGCGCTTTGGTGTATCTCTGGTTCAAACAGTGTGatattaaagcacactagggacaCTTCAGTGCGCACCAGCAGGGTCGACAGACTAATTATGCGCAACACAtttgtgtgctttagaaatcatacccCCTGTAATGCGCACTAgtgctctgtgtagacaagcccttagctacTAGTAACAATTTCCAGTGTTTTTCTGGTGTTTATTGGGTAAacacagttttatttatttttgtaatgggGTGTTATCGCAGTATTTATCAGTGAAAAGCTAAAACTAGAAGCCCTAGAAATACAGGACAGGATAGAAAGTAAGGTTTGCATCAGtcttttttatttcataattTTGTACTCTTGTGTGATTAGGACTGATTTTTATGAGTGTGCGTCATATATGTCTGTGTATCATATATGATCATGTGTATatgcaaactgtgtgtgtgtatctagagAGAGAGGTATAGATATAGCagactgatttttcagagggagTTGGAAGCCATCAGCACCTTTGCAGACCAGGTTGATGAAATGTGTGTGATGTTCTccttgactttcaatgagactaagGCTCCTACGTCATGTTGTTAaatggggtaacattttcaagtgtccttttttccccccagtaaaTTGTAAGAGCTTTAATATGTAATTACAAACTTTATAAAGCAGATGGTTTTAAGCTGATAGACCAGACTACTTGCCTGGCAGCTTGTTCTAGTTTTTCTGGTAGAAATTTGTATGTATCAGTTTCAGAATTACTGCATTGTGCTTCTTAAATATTCAGTTAGACCCTTGATAAAAATCCATATCACTTTTTCATAGACTTTTTTACTGAAGGCTCAGAGTTAACGTTTAAACTGCTGTAGCTCagctatttctttttaaaatactgaatgAAATCAGGTCATAGGGTAACAATTATCATGTTAGTCATCACCAGGGGGTTAACCCAGGATCTCTGGAGCTAAGGCCAGACTTTcaacagcttgagctaaaggtcTAAGTCCCCTGGTTGGTAGCTGTAGCAgacatcctctgtggatcaggcacagaagGGAATGCGTAATGTACACTGAGCAGTGGGCAATAATAGCATAGGGGATAATTGTTTACCAAATGTCATGCAATTATACCAGTGCAAAAAGATCATCTCATTCTTTGCTCCCTCCATCTCTCATCTTTATGCCAGTCTTGACTTTGCCAGCTCCTAGATACACATAACTTCCTCGTGTTAAATGTTTCGGAGGCCACCTTCTGAGTAAAGAATTCTGTGACTTTTGAGTCTGACTCCCTACTGCTCTCTCTAATCCAGATCTTCTAAGAAAACTCTGAATCATCCTTGTCTGACAGTTTCCTTCTCACATCTCCTTTTGTCTGTGAATCCACCTGCTGCACATCTCCAGGCTCAAGAGAATTAAACTTTACCTAGATCTCTGCTCTGCCAAAACCCTTATCCATGTATCATTTCTTCAATGTGACTACTGCAATACCCTCTTCTATGTTCTCTTTAAATCCATAGGGGCCCATAACGACCAGACGACTCTAACTCCAGGAAGTGGAGACAGTTCAAAATTGCCCACTCTGCCGGTCCCTGGGGTATGCTCTAGGAACCTCATTCTGAGTGGATTGCGGTGACTTtctttccccactccctgtctccAAGTCACTGAGTCCCTTCCCTTCCTTAGGACCCCATCTGTACTACACAATGACCCGGTGTTGCATAACCGATACTGCAATCACGCATAACATTGTTGCGTTCCAGAGCACCCTGTGAACATTGGACTTGTGCCCCCAACTCTGGGGCTGATTGAATGTTGCTGTTGAGATCCCAGTAAAGAGGATCTCTGCTTATAGCCAGGAGGGAGAGATCTCAGCCTTTGGTGAGCGGCTGTAACTCTTGTTCTTGTTGGGCTTCTTCAGCAAGCCTTTTGGACACACCGGGACCAAGCAGGGCATCACTTCTGTGTAGTGATATTGACAGCATCCTGGGTAAGAGCTGCCCACTAATAATTCATGCTCTTtactgtgtctctctctcaatgCAACAGAGCTGGAACTTTAGCAGAAATTAGCATCGCTGTATCCCAGGGGAAGAGAAGCAGCCCAGACATCATTCTAGGGCCCAATCCAAGCATCTGAAGACGTCTCCAAATATCATGAGTTCTAATACTAATACCATCCACAGTGCTATGCTGTCCAACCACACACTGCATGTGAGACATTCATCCAAGGTAACTGCCTGTTTGCTCTTGATGTTGGTCTAATGTGTTTTTCACAGGAAGTGGGGAACCAAAGAAGGCTCTGTGGCTCTCCAGACCTTTAGTGAAGCCCCCCTTGTTTCTCAAAGGGGTTTAAATTTGTATGAAAATGTTAGTGTCTTTGTATTTGATGGAAAACTCCTGCTCCACACACCCCGGGGCCTTCAGTCCTTAGTCAGAACCTGATGTTCTAAAAGGCTCTAAATTGTAATTTTCTCCCATCTCAAAGTCcaactcatttcttttcttttaaagctGGCCGGGTGTTGGTAAATTTCAGGAAGTTAGTTCAATCCCTCTGCTCCTCTTTGAGGGCTCTGTATCTGAGTGTCTTTGTTTTCTGCTTTTCCTGGGGCTCCTGTCTGGTAAAATTCCCTACACCACTGCAAGCCGGGGAAACCCTGTAATCCCAAAGCAGCTCTATTCACTCGAACTTTGCACTTCTGCATTGGGGCCGCTAAGGGCTACATCCTcgccccatggaagtcaatggcaaaactcccctttgGACCAGCGTGGGGCACTACAGAGGGTTATGGAACATAGACAGTACTTGTTCAGGGATCTCCGTGAATTTGGCTGCTCAAATAGGTCCTTGTCTGCAGTGTGCTGTGCAAGAGACAACATGGAAaggccctgccctgaagggctgagAGCCAGCAGGGACAAGAGGGCTTATGCTGGGAAGCCCAGAGGGAGGAGGAATGAAGCggatttttaaaattggtttCAATCACTTCTTGTGGGCATGGTGAGAAGCAGCTCTTAAGGAGGCACTTAGGGTGGGCAGAAGTGGGGGTTTAGAGAGTCAGGATGGGGGGcacattccatgcctatggggcAGCGTGGAAAGGTGAGTGGGAGGAGGAGATAGATGGGGCAGATAACAGTGTGATCCAGAATGGTTTCTCATGGCCCCAGTGGTAATCATGGGAAGCCATTCTGGTACCCAGCTGCTGTAATTGGGACACCCCTCTGCAAGAGGGCAAGTGAAAGTCTGATAGTTCTTTGTGTCTTTTTACACTAGTGGATGGTTGGTGCTATTGTGCTTTTCCTGGCTGTGCCTATCTCCAGCACCACTCCCACCTACCCATGGAGAGACCCCGTGACTAACAACAAAGTGGTGTGCCATCAGTGCCCGCCGGGAACCTTTGTGGCACAGCACTGCACCAGAGACAAACCCACAGTGTGCGCACCGTGTCCAGATCTGCACTACACGCAGTACTGGAACTACCTGGAGAAATGCCGATACTGCAACGTCATCTGCGGAGAGCTGCAGGTCGAGCTGCATCAGTGCAACTCCACCCACAACAGAGTGTGCCAGTGTCGGCACGGCTACTACTTTGAGTCCGAGTTCTGCATCAAGCATGCCAAGTGTCCTCCCGGGTTTGGAGTAGTAAAGCTGGGTATGTATTGCAGCTGGGGTACTGAGGCAAGGGATGTAGAGCTGTGTCTAAGGGCCTCCTTATATTCTCATGCTATTACCGTCCTGTCAGAATCCAGGAGACACCTGTTAAATAGCAGTAGTGGATAATCTGACATTATGCGTGTGTATTTTCTCACCATATATATGTGCATCGCTGCCCTCTGTTGGATGGGATGTCAGATCCACTCAAGTGAGTAAGAGAATGTCGTCATCTAGTGGCTACATCCCCTGAAGCAACATCTTACTACTGTTGTCcaagtacaccgctacctcgatagaAGTATAAATATTTCAATGGTTCCTGCTAATTTGGCCATAATCTCTCGtgggcacccagggctgaaggCAATAAGGCATGTGGGCAAGGAAGGTTCATTGTGAGGACCAGAAGAGGTTTGCTTGGTGTCTCAATACTGGGACAGCACTGACAAATGAACTTAGCCATGGGGCTGCTTTCTGGAATCCTTATTTGGTGATTTTGAAAGCATATATTAAAGATGGGAAAGGGGCAAATGAAAATAAGACTgatctctcccccccgccccccaaaagcAGGTATGTAACAAAGAGCATTTAAGGGTGACTCAGAAGCATAGCTCTCTAGCTCAGGATGATGCATGGATTACTGAAGGATATTAGGGAGTTTTTATTTTTTCCGTATCACAACTCTGTCTAGTTTTTATATTACCCCCTTCCCTATGGTATTTGAGGGCTATCCAGAATTACAACATGCACACCAAgatgtatttctctctctctctgtctttttccTTCCCCGCTCCAGTCATCAAGGATTAGCCTCTATTTATTTTGGTTCTAAGCTGCAGTTTTGGTTCTAAGCTGCAGTAGGCAGGCTCGGTCTAGCAGTGTGTTTTGCCTCCTACTTTGAAGAAATTTTTTTTGGCCATGTTTTCCTGGCAGTCTTCCAGATGTATAGGCCAGTCACCGGGAAAGCCTTGTCTTCTGCGCACATGAGTCTCATGTGGGCGGTTGATGGCTTGTTCCCATGGAATATGTCTATTGTGAGATGCCATGATTAGGCAGCGTGAGCCAGGTGCCCGGTCATTTAGGCCAGTTCCGTGTAGGTTGAATTTGACCAGGTGCTCAGATGACAGTGATGAGGCCATATAAGTAGGATGGGGAGCCAGTTGAAGGGAGTGAAACCGTGGGGTGATGGGCTCCTTCATTCTGCACCAGCTGTGCCTTTTTTAAGGTTAGTGGCTTCGTGCCAAGCATGCTACCTTCCTACCCAGGGAATGACGGTAACAAAGCCCAGAAGTCATGAATGCAAACCACAGTGAGATGCAGGCAGGCTTCTCGATATAGCTGGAAGGGGCATTTATTTTCCACGTTTGCGACTACTTGGGTATCCAGAAATAGGGAGGAGTCTGGCCGCACACCAAGGCGGTGGGCTGATGTTACAGATGTGGCAAGTTCTTCAAAGGGCTTTGTAGCAGGATGCGGGCTGCATGCTTTGGAGCAGTGACTCCTGAGATCAGAGATTCACCCGTTAGTTTCATGTGCAGGGCTCGTCGGCTTCCGTAAAGGCTGAGCGCTCTGTCCCATGTGTGGCTTCTCCTGGCATGCTGGCTGTTCtcttatgatttgattttctGCCTTGTTTGTTTATGCTCCTCAACACGCGAGTTGGTGTTCCCAACCCAGCTGGCTGGGGTCCCAGCATTGGGCTGTCTTGCAGCCAGATCCTAAGTTTGGTAATTGCTCATCCTCCTTGAAGGATGGGGACTGGACTCAGGGCAGGGCCCCTTCTCTGATCCTATGAATGATGTGTACACAGAGCCTAATCTCTGTCTGATATCCCCTTATGCCCAGAGGGAACTCAGCACTACCAGATGCAGACTTGGGGCCAGATTCACCATTGCTTTTCACCTTAAGCACTCGTTTACACCAGTGCACAGTGGGTGCCAGACATCGGGTAGTGGCTTGCGCTcactttacactggtgcaaatgactACATAGGCACAAGACAACCATGAATCGGGCCATCTTCTTTTACCGTGCTCCCTAAGGGGCCATTATCCCAAACACAATGGACGTGTACTGCAGGTATTTATTTCACTGCTCAGACTCTTTCTGTGCCCCGTTTTGCAGGTACTCCCCATCAGAACACGAAATGCGAGAAGTGCCCCCAGGGGTTCTTCTCGTCCTCCAGCTCCAGCACAGAGCCATGCAAGGCACACCAGAGCTGCTTGCAGCAGGGGAAGGAGACGAATGTCGTAGGAAACCAGTTCCATGACACCCTGTGCACCACCTGCAGGATGTTCAAGGGAAACAGCACCCAGGAGTCAGGTGAGGAGCCAGGTCCGCTTGGGGACGGAATAGCATTAGCAGACGTCAAGTGGGGGATTATTCAGGTCTgcctgggcgggggggaggggaacccatGTGCTAGAATCATGTTGCTACCCGGGCTGGAGTGAAATTTTCCGGCGAAGCTTGTTCTACCCCAATGTATAGGATCGGTTCCAGTGGAATTTAAAAGTACAAAACTGGTTTTAATTGAACTACAAAAAGGACAAACTAATCCCCCCCGAATTCACTGAAAGCTTGGCTAAGATCCTCTTAGACAGGGTCCCCCGGCACCCTCGCCAGCCATTGTCACCTTCAATTAATGGCACTTTCCTTGGCTTGTCCCTGCCCCTGTTTTCCTCTCATCCTGAGCTCTCAGTCTAACTGTCAGGAAGATCTCCTAGTTGGCACCTTTCCTTTTGGCTGATCTCCTGCCCCCAGATGTTGCCTGCATCAAGGCACAAGGCATGTCAGAGTCAGCCTGTTACGTGCAGTCTGAAGTAGTAGTGAGAACATGTTGTTCTGAAGTATCTAGCACTGTCCGTCTGGCAGCCCAAGACACACCGCACTGAATCATGCAGGGAACTGGAAATAGCTCAGGAGTCTGCAGCAGgtgcagaagtggtgtgccgcaGACAGGGCAGCTCGTGCTGCCTCTCCCGACTGCGGCCACCAGGCTCTATTTTTAGCTTGTTTAAATTTTGGTTTCACTTCTAGTTAGTGACCCCTTCCCATTTAACCTTCATTCTCAAGCTGACCCACTGAGGCAGATTGCCATATACCTGAGCCAGGCAGCCACTGCACTGGACCAAATGCTCTGGGCGGGAATGAAGACGATGGATTTGCTCCCACGTCGTAGTGAATCTGTCCCTTTGGCGTCCATGAGGCTGTATAGgtgtaacagagagcagaatctggcctctgTGTCTTCAACAAACAATCGCTTCCCTTTGCCCACCATGCAGCAGAACGGATGCTTCCCCCAGCAAATGTGTCAGAAGGAATCTCTTGTTTTCCATCCCCCCAGAGTCCCTCTCCCTGGTCAATATTCTTCTCTCCTCGTCAAGAATTTGATGCAATGGAATTTCAGTCAATTCCAGTCAGAGCAGAGATTGGCAATTccataacaggaatcttaactcttGCCCCATTCCTTGAGTCGGCTTTTCCCCAAAGGGGCAATTTTTAGCAGCTGAGATGTTCATTGGAAAAGAAGCAAGTGACAATCTGTCATCAGCACGTGCCCAGCAACTCGCTTTGAACCCTGCCCTGGGGTTGTTTATAGACACACACTCATCTCTTAAGCAACAGTGCACTTGCAAAACGGGAAATTTATGAATGGAGGGATATTTTTAACTCCCAATTTGCAAGAGTGTTCTTACGCAGCAGGAACACATAGCCTGTGTGTACAATGCCTGCGTACGTCTGTATGTACATAGCTACAGATACACACTGGCACGTCAGTAATTGTATACAAATACAAACTCTGTAGATAGGCTTAAATTTTCTGTTAGTGTAAACAGACGTGACTCCAGGACCGGATTAGCTTTCCTCTGGGCCCtggggcccctgtatacaagtctttttcctgggagggagtttggcgcAGAAGcggactggggtgcagggagggtaggtctgggagggagttcggtgcaggagggggctggagcaggggataggggtgcaggagggggattctgatctggggcaggggattggggtgcaggagggggattctgatctggggcaggggataggggtgcaggagggggattctgatctggggcaggggattggggtgcaggagggggattctgatctggggcaggggattggggtgcaggagggggattctgatctggggcaggggattggggtgcaggagggggattctgatctggggcaggggattggggtgcaggagggggattctgatctggggcaggggattggggtgcaggagggggtgaggggtctgggagggagtttgggtgcagaagggggctctgggctggtgcaggggattggggtgcaggagcgggtgcagggtctaggagggagtttgggtgcaggagggggattctgaccaggggattggggagcaggaggggatacagggtcggggagggagtttgggtgcaggagggggattctgaccAGGGGATTGGAGCGCAGGAGCGGGTGCAGGGTCggggagggaggttgggtgcaggagggggattctgaccaggggattggagtgcaggagcgggtgcagggtcggggagggagtttgggtgcaggagggggattctgaccaggggattggggtgcaggaggggatacagggtcggggagggagtttgggtgcaggagggggattctgacctggggattggggtgcaggaggggataccGGGTCGGggcgggagtttgggtgcaggagggggttctgacctggggcagggagtttgggtgcaggagggggattctgaccaggggattggggtgcaggaggggatacagggtcggggagggagtttgggtgcaggagggggattctgatctggggcaggggattggggtgcaggagggggattctgaccaggggattggggcgcaggaggggatacagggtcggggagggagtttgggtgcaggagggggattctgaccAGGGGATTGGAGCGCAGGAGCGGGTGCAGGgtcggggagggagtttgggtgcaggagggggttctgacctggggcagggagtttgggtgcagaagggggttctgaccagggcagtggggtgcaggaggggatacagggtcggggagggagtttgggtgcaggagggggttctgacctggggcagggagtttgggtgcaggagggggattctgaccaggggattggggcgcaggaggggatacagggtcggggagggagtttgggtggaggagggggattctgaccaggggattggggtgcaggaggggatacagggtcggggagggagtttgggtgcaggagggggttctgacctggggcagggggttggggtgcaggagagggtgtgaggtgcaggctccggccgggAGGTGCTTATCACCGGCAGTTCCCGgacagtggcgcagcagggctcaggctgcctacctccctgccatggccccatgtcactcctggaagtggctggctgctggcacgtctctgcacgCCCCTGGCGGGAGGGAGACAGCGTGTCTCCGTGCACTGCCCACGCCCACAAGTGCCGCCCCCATAGCTCCCAATGGCGGGAGCTGcggggctggtgctgggggcaggggcagcgcgtggagcctccttccccgtccccttcccttcccttcccccccatcagGGGCCGCAGAGATATGCCAGCAGCGTGAGGCCAGGACAGGCAGCCTGAGAGCCCCAGAGATTGCtcctgtgatttatttttgcgGGGCTC
This window encodes:
- the TNFRSF6B gene encoding tumor necrosis factor receptor superfamily member 6B encodes the protein MSSNTNTIHSAMLSNHTLHVRHSSKWMVGAIVLFLAVPISSTTPTYPWRDPVTNNKVVCHQCPPGTFVAQHCTRDKPTVCAPCPDLHYTQYWNYLEKCRYCNVICGELQVELHQCNSTHNRVCQCRHGYYFESEFCIKHAKCPPGFGVVKLGTPHQNTKCEKCPQGFFSSSSSSTEPCKAHQSCLQQGKETNVVGNQFHDTLCTTCRMFKGNSTQESGNEDCEQAVIDFVVYQNIPVRKLKRLQQILEQHQKGVLHKDTRPALQEKFHTYLTQLKKDHLELIKVLLNALRAAKLYTVEEMVRKRFSLESEN